The Candidatus Cloacimonadota bacterium genome window below encodes:
- a CDS encoding LicD family protein: MPGPKKLVGKYARIANKMLQKITEVMEEHEIPYILEAGTLLGIVRENRLLPWDDDVDITIRRHDSDKFLRNLDAFRKLGYKVRVKRYQRNLKYFKKGELRMIKIKHFSLPFFQSDVCVDVFVKKLIGAEYYWTVGVHKPVLKSVPRRFYDELGKLDYNGKKYSIPEDYKGYLTEHYGNWQTPVKEWNFKFDDKSVKEKLYEEDK, translated from the coding sequence ATGCCAGGCCCCAAAAAACTGGTTGGAAAATACGCCAGAATTGCCAATAAAATGCTGCAGAAAATTACAGAAGTAATGGAAGAACATGAGATACCATACATTTTGGAAGCTGGAACGCTGCTGGGAATTGTGAGGGAGAATCGTTTACTGCCCTGGGATGATGATGTCGATATTACAATTAGAAGACATGATTCCGATAAGTTTCTGCGCAACCTGGATGCTTTTCGAAAACTTGGCTATAAAGTCAGAGTGAAGCGTTATCAGCGAAATCTGAAGTATTTTAAAAAAGGCGAATTGCGCATGATCAAGATCAAGCATTTTTCTCTTCCTTTTTTTCAGAGTGATGTTTGTGTGGATGTATTTGTAAAAAAACTGATCGGTGCTGAATATTATTGGACGGTTGGAGTTCACAAACCTGTGCTGAAAAGCGTTCCTCGCAGATTTTATGATGAACTTGGGAAACTGGATTATAATGGGAAAAAATATTCCATTCCTGAAGATTATAAAGGATATTTAACTGAGCATTATGGAAATTGGCAGACACCTGTGAAAGAGTGGAATTTTAAATTTGATGATAAAAGTGTGAAAGAGAAATTG